A part of Variovorax sp. HW608 genomic DNA contains:
- a CDS encoding alpha-hydroxy-acid oxidizing protein, whose amino-acid sequence MPGNWLRCVLRPLSLARTGPGGASGTEVWCWARLGTAAPCSIGDVGVTTSKPVRFQLYVMRDRGLVAGLIARASVAGGRPLTPTVDRPIAGLRHRDAAATGVQRQPGKKWIAHSIGSTPRSRAGSGKNQCRH is encoded by the coding sequence ATGCCCGGGAATTGGCTCCGGTGCGTCTTGCGGCCTCTTTCGTTGGCCCGGACAGGTCCAGGCGGCGCGTCCGGCACAGAAGTTTGGTGTTGGGCGCGCCTCGGCACAGCAGCGCCGTGTTCGATCGGAGACGTGGGAGTGACAACGTCAAAGCCGGTCAGGTTCCAGCTGTACGTGATGCGGGACCGAGGCCTTGTCGCCGGACTCATCGCGCGCGCAAGTGTGGCTGGCGGTCGTCCGTTGACGCCCACCGTCGACCGGCCAATCGCTGGGCTTCGTCATCGTGACGCAGCAGCAACTGGGGTCCAGCGGCAACCTGGGAAGAAGTGGATTGCTCACTCTATCGGGTCAACGCCGCGCTCAAGAGCCGGGTCCGGAAAGAATCAATGTCGTCATTGA
- a CDS encoding LysR substrate-binding domain-containing protein — protein MDLRQLRYFIAIVDCGSLSKAAERLHIAQPSLSQQIAAMESELSVPILLRSSQGVAATQAGMTLYRHARQVLRQLEQLRVEVGQAGEGEVGTVTIGLPTSVAAIVAVPLYRAVRLQHPGIRLNIIESMSGNLMDLLASQRLDLAVLFREVESRGVAVLPLLRDSLAIYGVESMLTRAGKRLNRIHDLDGVPLVLPGPSNGLRIHVEKLFARSGTHLNVVADIDALPTLIAIVAEGAACTVLSEALGPMCGPAIATGIRLEDSGADRPVSLCWSTASAPNSAVDAVRRIVAAVCAQAVDDGSWAGAHRLDL, from the coding sequence ATGGATCTTCGTCAGCTTCGCTATTTCATTGCAATCGTCGACTGCGGAAGTCTCTCCAAGGCTGCCGAACGACTCCACATCGCCCAGCCTTCGTTGAGCCAGCAGATCGCCGCCATGGAAAGCGAGCTCAGCGTGCCGATCTTGCTTCGAAGTTCGCAAGGGGTCGCCGCGACACAGGCCGGCATGACGCTGTATCGGCACGCCCGCCAGGTGCTGAGGCAACTTGAGCAACTGCGCGTTGAAGTAGGGCAGGCGGGAGAGGGCGAGGTTGGGACGGTGACAATCGGCTTGCCGACCAGCGTGGCAGCGATAGTCGCGGTACCGCTCTATCGGGCTGTCAGGCTGCAGCATCCTGGAATCCGCCTGAACATCATCGAGAGCATGAGTGGAAACCTGATGGATCTGCTCGCGAGCCAGCGTTTAGACCTTGCGGTGCTGTTCCGCGAGGTGGAGTCGCGTGGCGTGGCGGTGTTGCCACTGCTGCGCGATTCGCTTGCGATTTACGGTGTGGAGTCAATGTTGACGCGTGCGGGAAAGCGCTTGAACCGAATTCATGATCTAGATGGGGTTCCGCTCGTCCTGCCCGGTCCCTCGAACGGACTGCGCATTCACGTTGAGAAGCTTTTCGCTCGCTCGGGGACGCATTTGAATGTGGTTGCCGATATCGACGCCTTGCCGACTCTCATTGCCATCGTGGCTGAGGGCGCTGCATGCACCGTCTTGTCGGAAGCGCTTGGACCAATGTGCGGGCCCGCCATTGCCACCGGTATCCGACTTGAGGATAGCGGTGCAGACCGTCCCGTATCTCTGTGTTGGTCGACGGCTAGCGCTCCAAACTCGGCCGTTGACGCCGTGCGACGGATTGTCGCTGCCGTTTGTGCGCAAGCTGTTGACGACGGATCGTGGGCAGGAGCACATAGGCTCGACCTATGA
- a CDS encoding ABC transporter ATP-binding protein, producing the protein MKQPVLDVTDLQICLPAGADRTLAVDGVSLSVMPGRTLCVVGESGSGKSMIANSVMGLLPKPHVRPVAGRIMFEDVDLLSVSEEQMRELRGRRIGMIFQEPMTALNPVMRIGDQIGEVIDAHAKVPADVKRERILAALADVGLPDPELLIDSYPFRLSGGQRQRVMIACALILEPVLLIADEPTTALDVTTQAQILKLIRELQERRGTAVLFITHDFGVVSEIADHVVVMQTGKLVEAGPASRVLKSPQHPYTRKLIDCIPTGHERRLASAKEVTSVLCVQDLCKTYVAPGTLFKRGRSVQAAKDISFELMRGETLGVVGESGSGKSSLGRCLVGLQPFDRGRIIFKGKNLPSGRGFRAGTAGRIQMVFQDPYASLNPRHTIGAAIAGGPIAQGVSKTEAMKRTHELLQLVGLSVDAADRYPHEFSGGQRQRVGIARALAMQPELLVADEPVSALDVSVQAQVLKLFEQVREQFKLSMVFITHDLRVAGQMCDYIAVMQHGVVVEYGRTEQILGSPQHPYTQKLIEAVPRLASDSMLADNPMEVAA; encoded by the coding sequence GTGAAGCAACCTGTTCTTGACGTTACCGACCTCCAGATCTGCCTTCCGGCAGGAGCGGACCGAACCCTTGCCGTTGACGGCGTATCGCTATCAGTGATGCCCGGGCGGACACTATGCGTCGTGGGCGAATCGGGCTCCGGAAAGTCCATGATCGCCAATTCGGTCATGGGACTGTTGCCCAAGCCCCACGTACGGCCCGTGGCGGGAAGGATCATGTTCGAAGACGTGGATCTTCTGAGCGTGTCCGAGGAGCAGATGCGCGAACTTCGTGGGCGCCGCATCGGGATGATTTTCCAAGAGCCAATGACCGCGCTCAATCCGGTCATGCGGATCGGAGATCAGATTGGCGAAGTGATTGACGCACACGCGAAGGTCCCAGCCGACGTGAAGCGTGAGCGAATCCTTGCCGCGCTGGCAGACGTCGGGTTGCCCGACCCCGAGCTCCTGATCGATTCCTATCCGTTCCGGTTGTCAGGCGGACAGCGGCAGCGGGTCATGATTGCCTGCGCGCTGATTCTCGAGCCCGTCCTGCTGATCGCGGATGAGCCCACGACGGCGCTCGATGTGACGACGCAGGCGCAGATCCTGAAGCTGATCCGGGAACTGCAGGAGCGTCGAGGAACTGCCGTGCTTTTCATTACGCACGACTTTGGTGTGGTCTCGGAAATCGCGGATCATGTTGTCGTGATGCAGACGGGCAAGCTGGTGGAAGCCGGCCCCGCATCCAGGGTCCTGAAGAGCCCCCAGCATCCGTACACACGCAAGCTCATCGACTGCATTCCGACCGGGCACGAGCGTCGCTTGGCAAGTGCGAAGGAGGTGACCAGTGTTCTTTGCGTCCAAGACTTGTGCAAGACCTATGTGGCGCCTGGCACGCTGTTCAAGCGCGGGCGTTCGGTTCAAGCCGCCAAAGACATCAGCTTCGAGCTCATGCGGGGCGAAACCCTTGGAGTGGTGGGCGAGTCCGGGTCCGGAAAGTCGAGCCTCGGTCGCTGTCTGGTCGGACTGCAACCGTTCGACAGGGGTCGGATCATCTTCAAAGGCAAGAACCTCCCATCGGGGCGCGGATTCCGGGCGGGAACTGCCGGCAGGATTCAAATGGTATTTCAGGATCCCTATGCATCACTGAATCCTCGACACACGATCGGGGCTGCAATTGCCGGAGGACCTATCGCCCAAGGTGTCAGCAAGACTGAAGCGATGAAGCGAACCCACGAACTCCTCCAACTTGTTGGGCTGAGTGTCGATGCGGCCGATCGGTATCCCCATGAGTTCTCGGGTGGGCAGCGCCAGCGTGTTGGAATTGCGCGCGCGCTTGCGATGCAGCCCGAGCTCCTTGTCGCGGATGAACCGGTCTCTGCATTGGATGTCTCGGTGCAGGCTCAGGTACTGAAGCTTTTCGAGCAGGTTCGCGAGCAGTTCAAGTTGAGCATGGTGTTCATCACTCACGATCTGCGTGTGGCGGGCCAGATGTGTGACTACATCGCGGTGATGCAGCATGGCGTGGTGGTCGAGTACGGGCGGACGGAGCAGATCCTTGGCAGCCCGCAGCATCCGTATACGCAGAAGCTGATCGAAGCCGTGCCGCGTCTGGCCTCTGATTCGATGCTCGCGGATAACCCCATGGAGGTCGCAGCGTGA
- a CDS encoding HpcH/HpaI aldolase/citrate lyase family protein, whose translation MQPRTSGRPSRTVLAVPGHRLKMLSSAAASATDGVFIDLEDAVPPAEKAEALQTAIRALNELDWGSKIVAVRVNSTSEGVISEEICELASMRRLDSILIPKVESVDVIRQTELLLEKAGREGATVDVEALIETATGLVNVDTIAAAGGRLSALHFGVGDFSASIGARNIDIGGTHAGYAVTRRDDVGNYTSHPIDLWSYPMMRILVAARANGLRAIDGPCGAFRDAVLSRSFALKAAAMGFDGKQVIHPDQIEPTKVAFSPTVEEINRAEKTLAAMRDAESSGLAAVSVEGRMVDYANVRMANRVLLMAGKHRLA comes from the coding sequence ATGCAACCTCGCACCTCCGGTCGTCCCAGTCGCACAGTCCTAGCGGTACCGGGTCACCGACTCAAAATGCTTTCCTCTGCAGCGGCGAGCGCCACCGATGGTGTGTTCATTGATCTTGAGGACGCAGTGCCGCCCGCCGAGAAAGCGGAGGCTTTGCAAACCGCTATTCGCGCACTGAACGAATTGGACTGGGGATCGAAAATCGTCGCCGTCCGTGTCAACTCGACGTCCGAAGGTGTCATCAGCGAGGAGATCTGCGAACTCGCTTCGATGCGGAGGCTCGATAGCATCCTTATCCCCAAGGTCGAATCGGTCGATGTGATCCGGCAGACCGAATTGCTGCTTGAGAAGGCGGGCAGAGAAGGCGCTACGGTGGACGTTGAGGCGCTGATCGAGACCGCTACAGGACTCGTAAACGTCGATACGATTGCCGCTGCGGGAGGGCGCCTCAGTGCTCTCCACTTTGGTGTTGGAGACTTCTCGGCCTCAATTGGTGCGCGGAACATTGACATTGGCGGTACTCACGCAGGATACGCTGTGACTCGTCGCGATGACGTAGGCAATTACACGTCCCATCCGATTGATCTTTGGTCGTATCCGATGATGCGGATTCTCGTAGCTGCGCGAGCCAATGGTCTTCGTGCCATCGACGGCCCTTGTGGAGCGTTCAGGGATGCAGTGCTGTCACGCTCTTTCGCCCTCAAGGCTGCAGCGATGGGCTTTGACGGCAAGCAGGTGATCCATCCTGACCAGATTGAACCTACGAAGGTCGCTTTCAGCCCCACTGTCGAGGAAATCAATAGGGCGGAAAAGACTCTTGCTGCCATGCGTGACGCAGAGTCGTCAGGACTGGCTGCCGTCTCGGTTGAGGGACGCATGGTGGACTACGCCAACGTGAGGATGGCGAACCGTGTGCTGCTAATGGCAGGAAAGCATAGACTTGCCTAA
- the doeA gene encoding ectoine hydrolase DoeA (DoeA (degradation of ectoine A) is also called EutD (ectoine utilization D).), producing MKMIQSSKLNSFPKLRSYFDREEYVARVEKVRSAMLAKGIELLLVADPSNIAWVCGYDGYSFYNHQFVAVPLRGDPIWYGRGSDMNGARATVFMDDDCVTGYPEEYVQRDLHPMEHFSREVIMARGWEGLAVGVEMDSFYFTAATLHTMQKLLPTSTWIDATNLVNWQRAVKSKREIEYMRIGGRILEKIYEQIVDEIRPGLRKNELVANIYATAIRGVDTFGGDYPSIVPIVPTGIEAATPHLTWDDSTFQLGAGTFFEVAGVYRRYHCPVSRTVYLGEPPAKFLHAEQAVIEGIEAGLLMAKPGNCCQDIAEAFFASMRKHGIKKGGRVGYPIGMSYPPDWGERTMSLRVGDLTVLESGMSFHFMPGLWFDDWGLEITESILITDDGVECLSHVPRKLFVKS from the coding sequence ATGAAGATGATTCAATCGTCAAAGCTGAACTCTTTTCCGAAGCTGCGTTCGTATTTCGATCGCGAGGAGTACGTTGCACGCGTCGAGAAGGTGCGCTCCGCGATGTTGGCCAAGGGCATCGAGCTTCTGCTCGTTGCCGATCCTTCGAACATTGCGTGGGTATGTGGCTACGACGGCTACTCGTTCTACAACCACCAGTTCGTAGCCGTTCCGTTGCGTGGCGATCCCATTTGGTACGGACGTGGATCGGACATGAACGGCGCGCGAGCTACCGTCTTCATGGACGACGATTGCGTCACGGGATACCCTGAGGAGTACGTCCAGCGCGACCTGCACCCCATGGAGCACTTTTCCCGAGAGGTCATCATGGCTCGTGGTTGGGAAGGCCTCGCGGTTGGGGTAGAGATGGACAGCTTCTATTTCACCGCTGCGACGCTGCACACGATGCAGAAGCTACTCCCGACAAGCACTTGGATCGATGCCACGAATCTTGTCAACTGGCAGCGCGCTGTCAAGTCGAAGCGCGAAATCGAGTACATGCGCATAGGTGGCCGCATTCTCGAAAAGATTTATGAGCAGATCGTCGATGAAATCCGTCCGGGCCTGCGAAAGAACGAGCTCGTGGCCAACATCTATGCAACGGCTATCCGTGGGGTGGATACCTTCGGCGGGGACTACCCGTCAATCGTGCCCATCGTGCCGACTGGCATCGAAGCTGCGACGCCACACCTAACTTGGGATGACTCGACGTTCCAACTGGGCGCTGGCACGTTCTTTGAGGTTGCTGGCGTGTACCGCCGCTATCACTGTCCGGTGTCCAGGACTGTCTATCTAGGTGAGCCACCTGCCAAGTTCCTGCACGCGGAACAGGCCGTTATTGAAGGAATTGAGGCAGGCTTGTTGATGGCCAAACCCGGAAACTGCTGTCAAGACATCGCTGAAGCCTTCTTCGCCTCCATGCGCAAGCATGGCATCAAGAAGGGTGGGCGTGTTGGGTACCCGATCGGGATGAGCTACCCGCCCGACTGGGGCGAGCGAACTATGAGTCTGCGAGTCGGGGACCTCACGGTCCTTGAGTCCGGCATGTCCTTCCACTTCATGCCCGGACTGTGGTTCGATGACTGGGGGCTGGAAATCACAGAAAGCATCCTGATCACGGACGATGGCGTGGAGTGTCTAAGTCACGTCCCACGCAAGCTCTTCGTCAAGAGCTGA
- a CDS encoding helix-turn-helix domain-containing protein, translated as MEVESRWVHYADFCRASPYAVFPQEHRYSEGRLAFHMMTIDQADHDFVDPSVPETVIALPIEVASGSTWSWDMGKGWHRESARPGRMLALPEETESRWEVKGKRKLLLLAVPRRTVQRILSADSATNVEEAFRPLSLESWEDPLAQGLMLRIWEALAGSHRIDQLLVDGALMTIIAHLVQRAGGAQPAERSVALPSWRLKRVCEYVDAHLSEDLDVETLAELAGLSVRHFSRAFTRQLGQTPHRWLMSRRTERALELLADEHMSLAHVADSCGFANQSHLTKVLKQETGYTPKRLRHLPPERSGAVSH; from the coding sequence ATGGAAGTCGAAAGCAGATGGGTCCACTACGCCGACTTCTGCCGAGCGTCTCCGTATGCGGTATTCCCGCAGGAGCACCGCTACTCGGAAGGCCGCTTGGCGTTTCACATGATGACGATCGATCAGGCAGATCATGACTTCGTGGATCCAAGCGTTCCCGAAACGGTCATCGCCTTGCCTATCGAGGTCGCTTCGGGAAGTACGTGGAGCTGGGACATGGGCAAGGGATGGCACCGGGAGTCGGCAAGGCCTGGCAGGATGCTCGCCCTGCCAGAAGAGACCGAAAGCCGCTGGGAGGTGAAGGGCAAGCGCAAGCTTCTGCTCCTGGCCGTGCCCAGGCGGACCGTTCAGCGCATTCTGAGCGCAGATTCGGCGACGAACGTTGAGGAGGCCTTTCGCCCACTGTCGCTCGAGTCCTGGGAGGATCCGCTGGCACAGGGCCTGATGCTTCGAATTTGGGAGGCGCTGGCGGGGAGCCATCGGATCGATCAGCTTCTGGTTGATGGCGCCTTGATGACGATCATCGCTCATCTGGTGCAGCGAGCCGGCGGCGCCCAACCGGCAGAAAGGTCGGTGGCGTTGCCATCGTGGCGACTCAAGCGAGTGTGCGAGTACGTCGATGCGCACCTGAGCGAGGATCTGGATGTCGAGACCCTTGCCGAACTCGCGGGCCTGAGCGTCAGACATTTCTCACGGGCCTTCACCAGGCAGCTTGGTCAGACGCCTCATCGCTGGCTGATGTCTCGACGTACCGAGCGAGCACTCGAGTTGCTGGCGGACGAGCACATGAGCCTGGCCCACGTGGCTGACAGTTGCGGCTTCGCAAATCAGAGCCACCTGACCAAGGTTCTCAAGCAGGAAACCGGATATACGCCCAAGCGCTTGCGCCATCTGCCTCCAGAGCGTTCAGGCGCGGTTTCGCACTAG
- a CDS encoding CaiB/BaiF CoA transferase family protein — protein MSYPLDDILVVSIEQAIAAPLASRHLADWGARVIKIERPGTGDFARHYDKVMDGVSSQFVWVNRSKESLSMDIKGAEGSTALMALIERADVFIQNLAPGAAKRQGLDAKSLVERFPRLIACDISGYGSSGPYSNKKAYDLLVQCESGFLSINGTPESPSKSGLSIVDIATGMYALNGILTALHHRDRTGKGIALEVSLFDAMAEWMSYPAYYTRATKLAMPRTGARHATIAPYGPFSVGDGQTVFFGIQNEREWRSFCDVVMGDAALARDPRFLSNPLRLQNLEALEAAITNRFSKLTCDAVIEKLELASIANGRMNDVDGLLTHPQILERQRYRAVDTESGEHDVVLPPVIFDGLDPVMKRVPAIGEHTEAILAEIDQWKKSAPSGRGAQA, from the coding sequence ATGTCGTATCCCCTCGATGACATTCTCGTCGTATCCATCGAACAGGCCATCGCGGCTCCGCTTGCCAGTCGTCACCTGGCTGACTGGGGAGCGCGCGTCATCAAGATTGAACGCCCGGGCACTGGCGACTTCGCACGACACTACGACAAGGTGATGGACGGTGTTTCAAGTCAGTTTGTCTGGGTCAATCGTTCGAAGGAGAGTCTGTCGATGGACATCAAGGGGGCCGAGGGGTCCACGGCCCTGATGGCACTCATTGAACGAGCCGACGTGTTCATCCAGAACTTGGCCCCAGGCGCGGCCAAGCGGCAAGGCTTGGACGCCAAGTCGCTGGTAGAACGTTTTCCGAGGCTGATTGCCTGCGACATCTCCGGGTACGGCTCCAGCGGGCCTTATAGCAACAAGAAGGCCTACGACTTGCTCGTCCAATGCGAGAGCGGATTCTTGTCGATCAACGGCACGCCGGAATCTCCATCGAAGAGTGGCCTCTCGATTGTCGACATCGCCACTGGCATGTACGCGTTGAACGGGATCCTCACGGCCCTGCATCACCGGGATCGAACAGGTAAAGGAATTGCGCTCGAGGTGTCACTATTTGACGCGATGGCCGAATGGATGAGCTATCCGGCCTATTACACGCGTGCTACAAAGCTTGCGATGCCTCGGACGGGTGCGCGACATGCCACGATCGCGCCCTATGGGCCTTTCTCGGTCGGCGACGGACAGACCGTGTTCTTCGGGATCCAGAACGAACGCGAATGGAGGAGCTTCTGCGACGTGGTGATGGGCGACGCGGCGCTCGCGCGCGATCCGCGCTTCTTGAGCAACCCGCTTCGTCTACAGAACCTGGAGGCGCTGGAAGCGGCGATCACCAACCGGTTCTCAAAACTTACCTGCGACGCCGTGATCGAAAAGTTGGAGCTCGCTTCAATTGCAAACGGCCGCATGAATGACGTCGACGGACTGCTCACGCACCCGCAGATTCTTGAGCGCCAGCGCTATAGGGCAGTAGATACCGAAAGTGGGGAACACGACGTGGTCCTGCCGCCTGTGATATTCGATGGCCTGGATCCCGTGATGAAGCGAGTTCCTGCCATCGGCGAGCACACGGAGGCCATCCTGGCCGAAATCGACCAGTGGAAAAAGTCCGCTCCCAGCGGCAGGGGTGCGCAAGCATGA
- a CDS encoding branched-chain amino acid ABC transporter substrate-binding protein, whose translation MRFNLIQLAVVAVMLTACGDKKDTPVASGAPSVPSATPAAAKPSESITVRIGHAAPTSGPAAHLGKDDELGARMAIDELNAKGIKLGGKLAKFELLAEDDASDPKQATAVAQKLADQGVNGVIGHAGSGTSIPASRIYADAGIPQISPSATNPKFTRQGFKTTFRVVADDTQLGGALGRYAVKDMQGKRIAIVDDRTAYGQGVAEEFKKAVEAAGGHIVGYEFTTDKATDFNAILTKLKGAQPDILFFGGLDAVAGPMLRQTKQLGMAIRFMGGDGLCTGELAKLAGDAIGEGTVVCAEAGGVEGELKGPLEKFKTDFKAKNGVDVQIYAPYVYDAVNVMAAAMQQADSSDPNVYLPKLKTIQYNGITGPISFDEKGDIKGGALTLYTYKSGARTQLATIR comes from the coding sequence ATGCGATTCAATCTTATTCAGCTCGCCGTGGTCGCCGTCATGCTTACCGCATGCGGGGACAAAAAGGATACCCCCGTCGCCTCCGGAGCGCCTAGCGTGCCCTCGGCGACGCCAGCCGCTGCCAAGCCGAGCGAATCCATCACCGTTCGCATCGGGCACGCGGCACCCACCAGTGGCCCAGCAGCGCATCTTGGCAAAGACGACGAACTCGGGGCGCGCATGGCGATTGATGAATTGAACGCGAAGGGAATCAAGCTCGGCGGGAAGCTGGCAAAGTTCGAACTGCTTGCCGAGGATGACGCAAGCGATCCCAAGCAGGCGACTGCGGTAGCCCAGAAGCTTGCGGACCAGGGCGTCAACGGCGTTATCGGCCACGCGGGCTCCGGCACTTCCATTCCGGCGTCGAGGATCTATGCCGACGCGGGTATTCCCCAGATCTCGCCCTCGGCGACCAACCCGAAATTCACCCGCCAAGGCTTCAAGACGACGTTCCGTGTGGTCGCTGATGACACGCAGCTCGGCGGGGCGCTCGGACGCTATGCGGTCAAGGACATGCAGGGCAAGCGGATTGCGATCGTGGACGACCGTACGGCATACGGCCAGGGGGTCGCCGAAGAGTTCAAGAAGGCAGTCGAGGCGGCAGGAGGGCACATCGTGGGGTACGAGTTCACGACGGACAAAGCCACCGACTTCAACGCCATTCTCACCAAGCTGAAGGGCGCGCAGCCCGACATCCTTTTCTTCGGTGGATTGGATGCCGTTGCAGGTCCGATGCTGCGTCAAACCAAGCAACTGGGGATGGCGATCCGGTTCATGGGCGGGGATGGACTGTGCACCGGCGAGCTTGCCAAGCTTGCGGGCGACGCGATCGGGGAGGGGACGGTCGTCTGTGCGGAAGCCGGAGGCGTAGAGGGCGAACTGAAGGGTCCGCTGGAAAAGTTCAAGACTGACTTCAAGGCCAAGAATGGTGTCGACGTCCAGATCTATGCGCCGTATGTCTACGATGCCGTCAACGTCATGGCGGCCGCCATGCAGCAGGCGGACTCTTCCGACCCGAATGTCTATCTGCCCAAGCTCAAGACGATCCAGTACAACGGCATCACGGGGCCCATCTCGTTTGATGAAAAAGGGGATATCAAGGGCGGTGCATTGACGCTGTACACCTACAAGTCTGGCGCTCGTACCCAGCTTGCAACGATTCGCTAA
- a CDS encoding aminotransferase-like domain-containing protein, with amino-acid sequence MNELLADRMALVKPSAIRQFFVLAQQPGVISFGGGYPDASLFPLSGLAEAYRAVIADQGRFAMQYTEQTGLQGLRGEIAKRMRADGVTCSADNVIMLNGAQQGLDLFGKLLINQGDLIAVEDPTFIGALIAFNPYQPRYLAIEIDDQGMNIDALEERLRADVRFKFLYTVPDFQNPTGAVMSVDRRRRLAALAHKYNFLVLEDAPYRDVRFHGNKLPTIKSFDENEKVVYLGSFSKTLAPGLRLGWAVASSGLVDKLGMLKLAADSQCSTINMAVVATFLKNNDFDAHIQEVQAAYRQKCDLMVRCMQAAFPSSVKINRAEGGLFLWLEFPEGFDSAAFMLDHLLPEAKVIYVPGESFFPVLPRKNYARLSYSVASGPAIEKGIGLMGACLHRHLA; translated from the coding sequence ATGAACGAACTTCTCGCCGACCGCATGGCCTTGGTCAAGCCTTCCGCCATCCGGCAATTCTTCGTCCTGGCACAGCAGCCCGGCGTCATTTCCTTCGGTGGTGGCTATCCCGACGCGAGCTTGTTTCCTCTTTCGGGACTGGCCGAGGCTTACCGCGCGGTTATCGCGGACCAGGGGCGATTTGCAATGCAGTACACGGAACAGACCGGGCTGCAAGGTCTGCGCGGCGAGATTGCAAAGCGCATGCGGGCCGATGGCGTGACTTGCTCTGCGGACAACGTCATCATGCTCAACGGCGCTCAGCAGGGCCTGGACTTGTTTGGGAAGCTCCTGATCAATCAGGGTGACCTGATCGCCGTCGAGGATCCCACGTTCATCGGCGCTCTGATTGCGTTCAATCCGTATCAGCCCCGATACCTCGCCATCGAGATCGACGATCAGGGCATGAACATCGACGCCCTCGAGGAGCGCCTTAGGGCCGACGTCAGATTCAAGTTCCTCTACACGGTGCCCGACTTCCAGAATCCGACCGGCGCAGTCATGAGCGTTGATCGGCGCCGTCGACTGGCCGCTCTGGCTCACAAATACAATTTCCTTGTTCTCGAAGATGCTCCATATCGGGATGTGCGCTTCCACGGAAACAAGCTGCCGACGATCAAGAGCTTTGACGAGAACGAGAAAGTCGTCTATCTCGGATCGTTCTCCAAGACATTGGCGCCCGGCCTGCGGCTGGGATGGGCTGTCGCATCAAGTGGTCTGGTCGACAAGCTTGGCATGCTCAAGCTCGCGGCGGACTCTCAATGCAGCACGATCAACATGGCGGTCGTCGCCACATTCCTGAAAAACAACGATTTCGATGCGCACATCCAAGAGGTCCAGGCGGCATACCGTCAGAAATGTGACCTGATGGTGCGCTGCATGCAAGCGGCCTTTCCCAGCTCGGTCAAGATCAACCGCGCGGAGGGTGGCTTGTTTCTATGGCTTGAGTTTCCAGAGGGCTTCGACTCGGCTGCGTTCATGCTCGATCACCTCTTGCCCGAAGCCAAGGTGATCTATGTACCGGGCGAAAGCTTCTTCCCGGTCCTTCCCAGGAAGAACTATGCGCGGCTCAGCTACTCCGTGGCTTCTGGTCCAGCCATCGAGAAAGGCATTGGTCTGATGGGTGCGTGCCTGCATCGCCATCTCGCATAG
- a CDS encoding 2-hydroxyacid dehydrogenase codes for MTSDLPKPPCIALLGTSPTLDLDAFIGDQFRALSPGIDLRFPQDLGCLEDIEAALCWFPPHGVLKKLPNLRLIQSLSAGIDHITADADLPRTIPVCRIVDTTVEEGMASYVTWAVIQHHRGMRVYQANAAEAVWKQQPTVWPRDHRVGIAGLGVLGLACARALSSVGYPVSGWNSRPKADLPPYVRAFHGEEQLGDFLAECSSLICLLPLTDQTRGFLGAKVFSQLPRGAHLVNVARGAHLVESDLLAALEGGQLSGATLDAFSQEPLPKDHPFWADPRIVVTPHIAAHTDPRIIAQQTLENLALILQGQRPPTCADLGQGY; via the coding sequence GTGACCAGCGACCTCCCCAAGCCTCCCTGCATCGCCTTGCTCGGAACGAGTCCGACGCTGGATCTTGACGCCTTCATCGGTGATCAGTTTCGCGCCCTGAGCCCGGGCATTGACCTGAGATTTCCGCAGGACCTGGGTTGTTTGGAGGACATCGAGGCCGCGCTGTGCTGGTTCCCTCCGCACGGGGTGCTCAAGAAGCTGCCAAATCTTCGCTTGATTCAATCGCTGTCAGCAGGGATTGATCACATCACGGCCGATGCCGATCTGCCCCGAACTATTCCGGTGTGCAGGATCGTCGACACGACCGTTGAGGAGGGCATGGCCAGTTACGTGACCTGGGCAGTGATTCAGCACCACCGCGGCATGCGCGTCTACCAAGCCAATGCGGCCGAGGCCGTCTGGAAGCAACAACCCACCGTGTGGCCGCGGGACCACCGGGTGGGTATCGCGGGCCTGGGCGTGCTCGGCCTTGCGTGCGCACGTGCCCTTTCGAGCGTCGGCTATCCGGTCAGCGGATGGAACTCACGACCGAAAGCGGACCTTCCGCCGTACGTCCGGGCTTTCCATGGAGAGGAGCAGCTGGGCGATTTCCTGGCCGAGTGTTCGAGCTTGATCTGCCTGCTGCCGTTGACCGATCAGACCAGAGGATTCCTGGGAGCGAAGGTGTTCTCCCAATTGCCTCGAGGCGCGCATCTCGTCAACGTGGCCAGGGGCGCGCACCTCGTTGAATCGGACCTGCTTGCCGCGCTTGAAGGCGGCCAGCTTTCAGGTGCAACGCTGGACGCTTTCAGCCAGGAGCCCTTGCCGAAGGATCATCCTTTCTGGGCGGATCCGCGCATTGTGGTCACGCCGCATATCGCTGCGCACACTGATCCCAGGATCATCGCCCAGCAGACACTCGAGAACCTGGCATTGATCCTGCAGGGCCAAAGACCGCCGACCTGCGCTGATTTGGGGCAAGGCTACTGA